From a region of the Mycobacterium sp. SMC-8 genome:
- a CDS encoding Rieske (2Fe-2S) protein, whose protein sequence is MSALSGLRAAVAKAWPFEVVPSTSWSAQTPTYQDASPALINAALQRALRRPGGNWFVIAASSDITTKAFGTSVAGRALVAWRGSDGGLLVAPRACPHLGADLATAPVDCGTLVCPWHGLRLGERRHGTWKPYPAHDDGVLCWVRLDPDPDDADSRLSGPTEAPVVPARPGEPALAAVTRLEGVCEPRDIVANRLDPWHGAWFHPYSFTQLRVISAPAVDDELTDDDDRFLVEVTFRIGRLGVPVIAEFTTPGPRTVVMRIVEGEGRGSVVETHATPLGPGPDGRPRTAVIEAVIAHSDRPNFGVGLVAAPLIRPLMRQAATRLWRDDLAYAERLYELRS, encoded by the coding sequence ATGAGCGCGCTGTCGGGTCTTCGGGCCGCAGTGGCGAAGGCGTGGCCGTTCGAGGTGGTCCCGTCGACGTCGTGGTCGGCCCAGACCCCCACCTACCAGGACGCCAGCCCGGCGCTGATCAACGCGGCGCTGCAGCGGGCGTTGCGCCGCCCCGGCGGCAACTGGTTCGTGATCGCGGCGAGCTCGGACATCACCACCAAGGCTTTCGGCACCTCGGTGGCCGGCCGGGCGCTGGTGGCCTGGCGCGGCAGCGACGGCGGCCTGCTGGTGGCGCCGCGCGCCTGCCCGCACCTGGGCGCCGACCTGGCGACCGCGCCGGTGGACTGCGGCACCCTGGTGTGCCCATGGCACGGGCTGCGGCTGGGCGAGCGCCGGCACGGGACCTGGAAGCCCTATCCCGCGCACGACGACGGTGTGCTGTGCTGGGTGCGCCTGGACCCCGATCCCGATGACGCGGACAGCCGGCTCTCGGGCCCGACCGAGGCGCCCGTCGTCCCAGCTCGGCCCGGGGAACCGGCGCTGGCCGCGGTCACCCGGTTGGAGGGCGTCTGCGAGCCGCGCGACATCGTCGCCAACCGTCTGGACCCCTGGCACGGCGCGTGGTTTCACCCGTACTCGTTCACCCAGCTGCGGGTGATCAGCGCACCCGCCGTCGACGACGAACTCACCGACGACGACGACCGGTTCCTGGTCGAGGTCACGTTCCGCATCGGCCGGTTGGGCGTGCCCGTCATCGCCGAGTTCACCACACCCGGACCGCGGACGGTGGTCATGCGCATCGTCGAGGGCGAGGGCCGCGGCAGCGTCGTCGAGACCCATGCCACCCCGCTGGGCCCCGGACCGGACGGTCGGCCCCGCACCGCGGTGATCGAAGCCGTCATCGCCCACTCCGACCGGCCGAACTTCGGCGTCGGGCTGGTCGCGGCGCCATTGATCCGGCCGTTGATGCGCCAGGCCGCCACCCGGTTGTGGCGCGACGACCTGGCCTACGCCGAACGGCTCTACGAGTTGAGGTCGTAG
- the idi gene encoding isopentenyl-diphosphate Delta-isomerase: MHTLDTAELVVLLDDDGQSIGTAPKSQVHHASTPLHLAFSCYLFDGAGRVLLTRRALHKRTFPGIWTNACCGHPAPGESLTDAVTRRVGEELGLHIADLRCVLPDFRYYAVAADGVVENEVCPVFCGRAVGPVRPAPDEVADHVWVPWAQLRAAAEFGWAISPWATEQVPLLDKAGIGHGGYDLNS; the protein is encoded by the coding sequence ATGCACACCCTCGACACCGCCGAGCTGGTGGTCCTTCTCGACGACGACGGCCAGAGCATCGGCACAGCGCCCAAGTCGCAGGTCCACCACGCGTCCACCCCGCTCCATCTGGCGTTCTCCTGTTACCTGTTCGACGGCGCCGGCCGCGTGCTGCTCACGCGGCGGGCACTGCACAAGCGCACGTTCCCGGGCATCTGGACCAACGCCTGCTGCGGGCACCCCGCCCCCGGCGAATCGCTGACCGACGCGGTGACCCGCCGCGTGGGCGAGGAGCTCGGGCTGCACATCGCCGACCTGCGGTGCGTGCTGCCCGATTTCCGCTATTACGCGGTGGCCGCCGACGGCGTGGTGGAGAACGAAGTGTGCCCGGTGTTCTGCGGCCGCGCGGTGGGTCCGGTGCGCCCGGCTCCTGACGAGGTCGCCGACCACGTGTGGGTGCCGTGGGCGCAGCTGCGGGCGGCTGCCGAGTTCGGGTGGGCGATCAGCCCGTGGGCCACCGAACAGGTTCCGTTGCTGGACAAGGCGGGAATCGGACACGGCGGCTACGACCTCAACTCGTAG